Proteins encoded in a region of the Tribolium castaneum strain GA2 chromosome 7, icTriCast1.1, whole genome shotgun sequence genome:
- the CysRS gene encoding cysteine--tRNA ligase, cytoplasmic produces the protein MSKRVQPPWSAPEASGGPVLKVFNSLTRQKEVFRPISGKKVTWYSCGPTVYDASHMGHARSYITFDILRRVLADYFGYDIFFVMNITDIDDKIIKRARQNYLFERYVGEERSLQEVLSDAKLVLEKLAETTQNAFDPDKKQMYEKLLVNLTKSVEELENAVKSGDNTKIENAKKNYIVRSKDPLSDWLDCKFGATITDNAIFTSLPQHWEQEFHKDMEALNILKPHVLTRVSEYIPEIIGYISRIISNGFGYEANGSVYFDVAAFDKQPNHYYAKLVPEAYGDTNSLQEGEGDLTTADQRNEKHSPNDFALWKRSKPGEPAWDSPWGKGRPGWHIECSAMASTIFGDTLDIHTGGVDLKFPHHDNEIAQSEAHFGASEWVKYFLHSGHLTIAGCKMSKSLKNFVSIQDALAKYTARQLRFAFLLHAWRDTLDYSQNTMEVALQYEKNFNEFFLNVKDLTRNFLKKPTLVGHYVKWERQEMELNGHFLQAKDNVHAALCDNIDTRTSLESLRDLVTASNLYIRDKNPPNCLLLHDIAVYITKMLSIFGAISEPSRVGFPVTSGNESNSEDKILPYLEILADFRDKIRTSARTLKATEILQECDKLRDETLPNVGVRLEDREGAPSAVKIVGRDILLKEKEAKKLLELEKAKEKERKKAELAAAQAAKEAQKKIPPSEMFKLEKDKYSKFDENGLPTHDVHGKEISKGQLKKLQKLQQAQEKKHQEFLATLS, from the exons ATGTCGAAACGTGTGCAGCCCCCGTGGTCGGCGCCGGAGGCGTCTGGCGGTCCGGTCCTGAAAGTGTTCAATAGTCTGACGCGTCAGAAGGAGGTGTTTAGGCCGATTTCGGGCAAAAAAGTGACTTGGTACAGTTGCGGGCCGACTGTTTACGACGCCTCGCACATGGGGCACGCCAGATCGTACataacttttgatattttgaggCGCGTCCTTGCCGATTATTTCGGTTATGATATTTTTTTCGTGATGAATATTACGGATATTGACgataaaatcataaaaaggGCGCGTCAGAACTACTTGTTTGAGAGGTATGTTGGGGAGGAGAGGTCGTTACAGGAGGTTTTAAGTGACGCAAAGTTG GTTTTGGAGAAATTGGCTGAGACCACACAAAATGCCTTTGATCCCGATAAGAAACAAATGTATGAGAAACTTCTAGTCAA TCTCACTAAATCGGTTGAAGAATTGGAAAATGCGGTCAAAAGTGGTGATAatacgaaaattgaaaacgcaaagaaaaattacataGTGCGGAGTAAAGACCCACTGTCTGATTGGCTGGATTGTAAATTTGGGGCCACAATTACAGACAATGCGATTTTTACGTCATTACCACAGCACTGGGAACAAGAATTTCACAAAGACATGGAGGCTCTAAAT ATCCTCAAACCGCACGTCCTGACCCGCGTCAGCGAGTACATCCCCGAAATAATCGGCTACATCTCCCGAATCATCTCGAACGGCTTCGGCTACGAAGCCAACGGTTCGGTGTACTTCGACGTCGCCGCCTTCGACAAGCAACCGAACCACTACTACGCCAAGCTGGTGCCGGAGGCCTACGGCGACACCAACAGCCTCCAGGAGGGCGAAGGCGACCTCACCACGGCCGACCAACGCAACGAGAAGCATTCCCCCAACGACTTCGCGCTGTGGAAACGCAGCAAGCCGGGCGAGCCCGCCTGGGATTCCCCCTGGGGCAAGGGCCGCCCCGGCTGGCACATCGAGTGCTCGGCCATGGCCTCGACCATCTTCGGCGACACGCTCGATATACACACCGGAGGCGTTGACTTGAAATTCCCGCATCATGATAACGAAATTGCGCAGAGTGAGGCACACTTTGGGGCCTCCGAATGGGTCAAGTATTTCCTGCATTCGGGGCATTTGACGATTGCCGGGTGCAAGATGTCGAAAAGTTTGAAGAATTTTGTTAGTATACAAGACGCGCTAGCGAAATATACGGCGAGACAGTTGAGGTTTGCCTTCTTGTTGCATGCCTGGAGGGACACGCTTGATTATAGTCAGAATACTATGGAGGTAGCGCTGcaatacgaaaaaaatttcaat GAATTTTTCTTGAATGTTAAAGACTTGACgaggaattttttgaaaaaaccgaCTCTTGTGGGGCATTATGTTAAGTGGGAACGGCAGGAAATGGAACTAAATGGGCACTTTTTGCAGGCGAAGGATAATGTTCATGCTGCTTTGTGTG ATAATATCGATACCAGGACTAGTTTAGAGTCATTGAGGGACTTAGTAACCGCCAGTAATTTGTACATAAGGGACAAAAACCCCCCAAACTGTCTCCTATTGCACGACATTGCCGTCTACATTACGAAAATGTTGTCGATTTTTGGCGCAATTTCTGAGCCTAGTAGAGTCGGATTTCCGGTAACAAGTGGTAACGAAAGTAAT agcGAGGATAAAATCCTGCCCTACTTGGAAATTTTGGCCGATTTCCGCGACAAAATCCGCACATCGGCCCGAACTCTCAAAGCCACTGAAATCCTCCAAGAATGTGACAAACTCCGCGATGAAACTTTGCCAAACGTTGGCGTGCGTTTGGAAGACCGTGAAGGCGCCCCCAGTGCTGTTAAAATAGTAGGCCGTGATATTTTACTCAAGGAAAAAgaggcaaaaaaattgttagaacTGGAAAAAGCGAAGGAAAAAGAACGGAAAAAGGCCGAACTGGCAGCTGCGCAAGCAGCCAAAGAGGCCCAAAAGAAAATACCACCAAGTGAAATGTTCAAATTGGAGAAGGACAAATATTCGAAATTTGACGAAAAT GGACTTCCCACGCATGATGTGCACGGCAAAGAGATTAGCAAAGGCCAGTTGAAGAAACTGCAAAAGTTGCAGCAGGCCCAGGAGAAGAAACATCAGGAGTTTTTGGCCACGCTAAGTTAA
- the eIF3m gene encoding eukaryotic translation initiation factor 3 subunit M — protein MQVPPVFIDVSPEDQAQELRIYLKSLGAEISEEKSVKGIEDDLHKIIGVCEACFKEGQEPEVEMVLNDIVSIMVLIPADRSENIILAFCQKLLKAQGPKLGLVCLRALWLLFQSLDETSPMRYHVYYHLILIAEKTDQVKSVFQDIEHLKQQFAPCPPTSEQLQILYRLLHQVLLKSNHSEQAAKVMIELLGTYTDKNASHAREDAIKCIVSALGDPNTFLLDPLLALKPVKFLEGELIHDLLNIFVSENLATYLKFYQEHKEFVTSQGLNHEKNMQKMRLLSFMQLAETNPEISFDVIERELQIKAEEVEAFIIEVLKTKLVRARMDQAARKVYVSSTMHRTFGRAQWQQLRDLLHSWKSNLSMVQEGMKNVTAAQLEMLNQQ, from the exons atgcaagtgCCCCCTGTCTTTATCGACGTGAGTCCCGAGGACCAG GCGCAAGAGCTCCGCATTTACTTAAAAAGTTTAGGCGCTGAAATTTCGGAGGAAAAATCAGTCAAGGGCATCGAAGACGACCTACACAAAATAATCGGCGTATGCGAGGCCTGTTTCAAGGAGGGCCAGGAGCCCGAAGTTGAGATGGTGCTCAACGACATTGTCTCAATCATGGTGCTT ATCCCGGCCGACCGGTCCGAGAACATCATCCTGGCCTTTTGCCAGAAGCTGCTCAAGGCTCAGGGCCCCAAACTGGGGCTGGTGTGCCTGCGCGCCTTGTGGCTGCTGTTCCAGTCGCTTGACGAGACGTCCCCCATGCGCTACCACGTCTACTACCACTTGATTTTAATTGCGGAGAAAACGGACCAGGTCAAGTCGGTGTTCCAGGATATCGAGCATTTGAAGCAACAGTTCGCCCCGTGTCCACCGACAAGCGAGCAGTTGCAGATTCTGTACCGGTTGTTGCACCAGGTGCTGCTAAAGAGCAACCACAGTGAGCAGGCTGCCAAGGTCATGATCGAACTTTTGGGGACCTACACCGATAAGAACGCCTCGCATGCCCGCGAGGACGCGATCAAGTGCATCGTCTCGGCCCTGGGGGACCCCAACACCTTCCTCCTCGACCCCTTACTGGCCCTAAAGCCGGTCAAATTTCTCGAAGGGGAGCTAATCCACGACTTGCTTAATATCTTTGTCAGCGAAAATTTGGCAACGTATTTGAAATTCTACCAAGAACACAAGGAGTTTGTCACGTCGCAGGGGTTGAACCACGAGAAGAACATGCAAAAGATGCGGTTGTTGTCCTTCATGCAACTCGCTGAGACCAACCCGGAGATCAGTTTTGACGTGATTGAGAGAGAGTTGCAGATCAAGGCTGAGGAGGTCGAGGCGTTTATTATCGAAGTCTTGAAGACTAAACTGGTGAGGGCCCGCATGGACCAAGCCGCTCGGAAAGTCTACGTCTCAAGCACCATGCATAGGACTTTTGGGCGCGCCCAGTGGCAACAATTGAGGGATTTGCTCCACTCGTGGAAAAGCAACCTCAGCATGGTCCAGGAAGGGATGAAGAACGTCACAGCGGCACAGCTCGAAATGTTGAACCaacaataa